The Hymenobacter sp. 5317J-9 genome has a window encoding:
- a CDS encoding exonuclease domain-containing protein — protein MYAIIDLETTGGQPTQDRITEIAIYIHDGEKIVDEYATLLNPGRAIPPFITQLTGITNDMVSDAPKFHEVAKKVVEMTEGCVFVAHNVRFDYSFLKKEFADLGYNYSRKTLCTVRLSRSLIPGQPSYSLGKLCQNIGIPLQDRHRAAGDAHATALLFGKLLKITNESEDLPHGTNTSHTLARVDALAPAGRRPDGTKAPKPKRVAAMQEAIRTALLPPLVSPELVASLPQATGVYYFHNEAGEVIYVGKSINIYKRIQQHFAIDVKSRKSLEFKNSIADITWELTGSELVALLYESHLIKQMKPAYNRAQRRSVFPAGIYLRTDEQGYKRLAYGRADARNAEIPIIALGNQYKAQGFLYHKVAKYNLCQKLCGLYKTTGPCFDYQVHRCQGACVGQEPPETYNQRVDEAIDSISYEHESFVVIGPGRTELEKSIVLVENGRYRGFAFVDETFTARKLADFRDVIQPYTDNKDIQQIIRQHLRTKRKGEKVKVFG, from the coding sequence TTGTACGCCATCATCGACCTTGAAACCACCGGCGGGCAGCCCACCCAGGACCGCATCACCGAAATCGCCATCTACATCCACGACGGCGAAAAAATCGTGGACGAGTACGCCACCCTGCTCAACCCCGGCCGGGCCATTCCGCCGTTTATCACGCAGCTCACCGGCATCACCAACGACATGGTGAGCGACGCGCCCAAGTTCCACGAAGTGGCCAAGAAAGTGGTGGAAATGACCGAAGGCTGCGTGTTTGTGGCCCACAACGTGCGGTTCGACTACTCGTTTCTGAAAAAGGAATTTGCCGACCTCGGCTACAACTACTCGCGCAAAACGCTGTGCACCGTGCGCCTCTCGCGCAGCCTGATTCCGGGGCAGCCGAGCTATAGCCTAGGCAAGCTTTGCCAGAATATCGGCATTCCGCTGCAGGACCGGCACCGCGCGGCCGGCGATGCCCACGCCACGGCCCTTCTCTTCGGCAAGCTGCTAAAGATTACCAACGAAAGCGAAGACCTGCCCCACGGCACCAACACCAGCCACACCCTGGCCCGCGTGGATGCCCTGGCCCCCGCCGGGCGCCGGCCCGACGGCACCAAAGCCCCCAAGCCCAAGCGCGTAGCCGCCATGCAGGAGGCCATTCGCACGGCGCTGCTACCGCCGCTGGTGTCGCCGGAGTTGGTGGCCAGCCTGCCGCAGGCCACGGGCGTGTACTACTTCCACAACGAAGCCGGCGAGGTGATTTACGTGGGCAAAAGCATCAACATCTACAAGCGCATCCAGCAGCATTTTGCCATTGATGTCAAGTCACGCAAGAGCCTGGAATTCAAGAATTCCATTGCCGACATTACCTGGGAGCTAACGGGCTCCGAGCTGGTGGCGCTGCTGTATGAGTCGCACCTGATTAAGCAAATGAAGCCGGCCTACAACCGGGCGCAGCGGCGTTCGGTGTTTCCGGCGGGCATTTACCTGCGCACCGATGAGCAGGGCTACAAGCGCCTGGCCTACGGCCGTGCCGACGCTCGCAACGCCGAAATCCCCATCATTGCGCTGGGCAATCAGTACAAGGCGCAGGGCTTTCTGTACCACAAAGTGGCCAAATACAACCTGTGCCAGAAGCTGTGCGGCCTCTACAAAACCACTGGCCCCTGTTTCGACTACCAGGTGCACCGCTGCCAGGGGGCCTGCGTGGGCCAGGAGCCGCCCGAGACGTACAACCAGCGCGTGGACGAGGCCATTGACAGCATCAGCTACGAGCATGAAAGCTTCGTGGTGATTGGGCCCGGCCGCACGGAATTGGAGAAAAGCATCGTGCTGGTGGAAAACGGGCGCTACCGCGGCTTTGCCTTTGTCGATGAAACGTTTACGGCCCGCAAGCTGGCCGATTTCCGCGACGTAATTCAGCCGTATACCGACAACAAGGACATTCAGCAGATTATCCGGCAGCACCTGCGCACGAAGCGCAAGGGCGAGAAAGTGAAGGTTTTTGGATGA
- a CDS encoding T9SS type A sorting domain-containing protein yields MKIQLFACAASFLLLAAAPAQAQMGGTWTICPACTNAQNFSTFGAAVQALNAAGVAPGGVTFNVLPGAVFDEVVPAITASGTAAGPVIFQKGGSAGLNPKIQGTGTGAADAALTLDGADYVQFNGIDVEDKAANTTAVQQLENGFLLQNGATNNTFLNATVTLNRANTNRTNGVAMLNGGNNNNHFYGLTVQNCSYGYDLEGTTTLNDDGTEIGPNPGPATMPSRVLSVGVPPVGTPGGIAFSTYGIYLKSQTNAKVFGTEVSGVTGTSSVYGIYSTGTTNSVDVTDCRVHGLSSSGTTGIAMGLYVNSGATHRFLRNRAYDIDAPGTSGFAAGFDITAGTTNYLANNMVYDIRAATSNAGTSVRAFSFRGGNNYAYHNTVVVSYAATNPANKSGALYMSGSPTVDLRNNIFVNLVSGLATGSGGIGAAFFKNNTVLSSIAAGSNNNIYYAGPPTTEKLIFYGAAVGTNPVALDQTLAQYQARVATVEQASLTELPPFINATSDPHLQPGQPTRAEGGGTPLAATPLPIANDIDADTRNPLRPDIGADEGTFLPLASRTGIIADIELQVAPNPVGQGAAPTFHLTGPARTLTLSVVDALGRQVVAPKMLRHAAGAESLSLPRNLASGLYIVRLLEPTTGNSVSRQLVVE; encoded by the coding sequence ATGAAAATACAACTATTCGCTTGTGCCGCCAGCTTTTTGCTGCTGGCAGCCGCGCCCGCGCAGGCGCAAATGGGCGGCACCTGGACCATTTGCCCGGCCTGCACCAATGCTCAAAACTTTTCCACCTTTGGCGCAGCCGTGCAGGCGTTGAATGCGGCGGGCGTGGCGCCAGGAGGAGTTACGTTCAACGTGCTGCCCGGGGCGGTGTTTGACGAAGTTGTCCCGGCCATCACGGCAAGCGGCACGGCAGCAGGGCCCGTTATTTTTCAGAAAGGCGGTTCGGCCGGGCTCAATCCTAAAATTCAGGGCACAGGTACCGGCGCTGCCGACGCTGCCCTGACACTGGACGGGGCCGACTACGTGCAGTTTAACGGCATCGACGTGGAAGACAAGGCGGCCAACACCACGGCCGTGCAGCAGCTCGAAAACGGCTTCCTGCTGCAAAACGGCGCCACCAACAACACTTTCCTCAATGCAACCGTGACCCTCAACCGGGCCAATACCAACCGCACCAACGGCGTGGCTATGCTGAACGGCGGCAACAACAACAACCATTTCTACGGCCTCACGGTACAGAATTGCTCCTACGGCTACGACCTGGAAGGCACCACCACCCTGAATGACGACGGCACGGAAATCGGGCCGAATCCGGGGCCGGCTACCATGCCGAGCCGCGTGCTCAGCGTGGGCGTGCCGCCCGTGGGCACACCAGGCGGAATTGCTTTTAGCACCTACGGCATTTACTTAAAATCGCAAACCAACGCCAAGGTGTTTGGCACCGAAGTGAGCGGCGTGACGGGCACCTCCTCGGTGTACGGCATCTATTCTACGGGTACCACCAACAGTGTGGACGTGACGGACTGCCGCGTGCACGGCCTGAGCAGCAGCGGCACCACCGGCATTGCCATGGGCCTGTATGTGAACAGCGGCGCCACTCACCGCTTCCTGCGCAACCGCGCCTACGACATCGACGCCCCCGGCACCAGCGGCTTTGCAGCCGGCTTCGACATCACGGCGGGTACCACGAACTACCTGGCTAACAACATGGTGTACGATATTCGGGCCGCGACTAGCAACGCGGGCACGTCGGTGCGGGCGTTCAGCTTCCGGGGCGGCAACAACTACGCCTACCACAACACGGTGGTCGTGAGTTACGCGGCCACCAACCCCGCCAACAAGAGCGGGGCGCTCTACATGTCGGGCTCGCCGACGGTGGACTTGCGCAACAACATCTTCGTGAACCTGGTGAGCGGTTTGGCCACGGGCAGCGGCGGAATCGGCGCGGCATTCTTCAAGAACAACACCGTTCTGAGCAGCATTGCGGCGGGCTCGAACAACAACATCTATTACGCCGGCCCGCCGACGACCGAAAAGCTGATTTTCTACGGCGCGGCCGTGGGCACCAATCCCGTGGCCCTCGACCAAACCCTGGCTCAGTACCAGGCCCGCGTGGCCACGGTGGAACAGGCTTCCCTCACGGAGCTGCCGCCCTTCATCAATGCCACCTCCGACCCGCACCTGCAGCCCGGCCAGCCCACCCGCGCCGAGGGCGGCGGCACTCCTCTGGCTGCTACGCCCCTGCCCATTGCGAACGACATTGACGCCGATACCCGCAACCCGTTGCGGCCGGACATTGGCGCCGACGAGGGCACGTTTTTGCCGCTGGCCAGCCGCACAGGCATCATTGCCGACATCGAACTGCAAGTGGCACCGAACCCAGTCGGGCAAGGCGCCGCACCAACCTTCCACCTAACCGGACCGGCGCGCACGCTTACCCTTTCCGTTGTTGACGCCTTGGGTCGGCAAGTTGTGGCTCCGAAAATGCTGCGTCACGCAGCGGGTGCCGAGTCGCTTTCGCTGCCACGCAACCTGGCTTCGGGGCTTTACATCGTGAGGCTGCTGGAGCCGACTACCGGCAACTCCGTCAGCCGCCAGCTCGTTGTGGAGTAA
- the acs gene encoding acetate--CoA ligase → MSATRTRSLEEYHADYQRSIQDPDAFWAEAAEPFTWRKKWDTVRGGEFSPAGTSTWFDGATLNITENCLDRHLATRANKLAIIFEPNDPKTRHLRLTYRELHEQVCQFANVLLKNGVQKGDRVVLYLPMIPQLAVAVMACARIGAVHSVVFAGFSATAIADRINDADAAFVLTADGLNRGAKQIPVKGVVDEALQSCPGVRRVIVVEHTGWPVQWQDGRDVWYHDEVKDVAKDCAPVEMAAEDPLFILYTSGSTGKPKGVVHTQAGYMVWADYTFRNVFQVEENDVYWCTADIGWVTGHTYGLYGPLLAGGTTLLFEGVPTFPSPGRFWEVIDKHHVTIFYTAPTAIRSLMGAPIDHVLAYSLHSLRILGSVGEPINEEAWHWYHQHVGKGRCPIVDTWWQTETGGIMISAMAGITPSVPARAGLPLPGVQPVLLNQDGTEIEGNDQEGYLAIKGSWPGIIRTTWGDHERARQTYFQPYPSYYFTGDGARRDENGLYRIIGRVDDVINVSGHRFGTAEIENAINESEFVVESAVVGYPHDVKGQGIYAYVICQNGVPTTDIDIQRTEASIIEAVVAQIGRIAKPDKIQLVSGLPKTRSGKIMRRILRKVAEGETGNLGDVTTLLDPLVVDEILAGKK, encoded by the coding sequence ATGTCCGCCACGCGCACTCGCTCTCTCGAAGAATACCACGCCGATTACCAGCGTTCCATCCAGGACCCCGACGCTTTTTGGGCGGAAGCGGCCGAGCCCTTCACCTGGCGCAAAAAGTGGGACACCGTGCGCGGCGGCGAGTTTTCGCCGGCCGGCACCAGCACCTGGTTTGATGGCGCCACGCTCAACATCACCGAAAACTGCTTGGACCGCCACCTGGCCACCCGCGCCAACAAGCTGGCCATCATCTTCGAGCCCAACGACCCCAAAACCCGCCACCTGCGCCTCACCTACCGCGAGCTGCACGAGCAAGTGTGCCAGTTTGCCAACGTGCTGCTGAAAAACGGCGTGCAGAAAGGCGACCGGGTGGTGCTCTACCTGCCCATGATTCCGCAGCTGGCCGTGGCCGTGATGGCCTGCGCCCGCATCGGAGCGGTGCATTCGGTGGTGTTTGCCGGCTTCTCGGCCACGGCCATTGCCGACCGCATCAACGACGCCGACGCGGCCTTCGTCCTCACCGCCGACGGCCTGAACCGCGGCGCCAAGCAAATCCCGGTGAAGGGCGTGGTGGACGAAGCCCTGCAAAGCTGCCCGGGCGTGCGCCGCGTCATCGTGGTGGAGCACACCGGCTGGCCCGTGCAGTGGCAGGACGGCCGCGACGTGTGGTACCACGACGAGGTAAAGGACGTGGCCAAAGACTGCGCGCCCGTGGAAATGGCGGCCGAAGACCCGCTGTTCATCCTCTACACCAGCGGCAGCACCGGCAAGCCCAAGGGCGTGGTGCACACCCAGGCCGGCTACATGGTGTGGGCCGACTACACGTTCCGCAACGTGTTTCAGGTGGAAGAAAATGACGTGTATTGGTGCACGGCTGACATTGGCTGGGTCACGGGCCACACCTACGGGCTGTATGGGCCGCTGCTGGCCGGTGGCACCACGCTGCTGTTTGAGGGCGTGCCAACGTTTCCGTCGCCGGGCCGCTTCTGGGAGGTGATTGACAAGCACCACGTCACCATTTTCTATACCGCGCCCACGGCCATTCGCTCGCTCATGGGCGCGCCCATTGACCACGTTTTGGCGTATTCGCTGCATAGCCTGCGCATTCTGGGCTCAGTGGGCGAGCCCATCAACGAGGAGGCTTGGCACTGGTACCACCAGCACGTGGGCAAGGGCCGCTGCCCCATCGTGGACACGTGGTGGCAAACCGAAACCGGCGGCATCATGATTTCGGCCATGGCGGGCATCACACCCAGCGTGCCGGCCCGTGCCGGTCTGCCGCTGCCGGGCGTGCAGCCGGTGTTGCTCAACCAGGACGGCACCGAAATCGAGGGCAACGACCAGGAAGGATACCTCGCCATCAAAGGCAGCTGGCCGGGCATTATTCGCACTACCTGGGGCGACCACGAGCGCGCCCGCCAGACGTACTTCCAGCCTTATCCCAGCTATTATTTCACCGGCGACGGCGCCCGGCGCGACGAAAACGGCCTCTACCGCATCATCGGCCGCGTCGATGACGTCATCAACGTGAGCGGCCACCGCTTCGGCACGGCCGAAATCGAAAACGCCATCAACGAAAGCGAGTTTGTGGTGGAAAGCGCCGTGGTGGGCTACCCACACGACGTGAAGGGCCAGGGCATTTACGCCTACGTCATTTGCCAGAACGGCGTGCCCACCACCGACATCGACATCCAGCGCACCGAGGCCAGCATTATCGAAGCCGTGGTGGCCCAGATTGGCCGCATCGCCAAGCCCGACAAAATTCAGCTGGTTTCGGGCCTGCCCAAAACCCGCTCCGGCAAAATCATGCGCCGCATTCTGCGCAAGGTAGCTGAGGGCGAAACCGGCAACCTCGGCGACGTTACTACGCTGCTCGACCCGCTAGTAGTGGATGAGATTCTGGCAGGCAAGAAGTAG
- a CDS encoding AMP-binding protein, whose amino-acid sequence MKRACSYAAAHAASLADPAGFWACQAAHLHWHKVPRQVLSQDENGHFRWFADGELNTAALCLDYHVQHGRADQPALIYDSPVTHTLRTYTYAELLDLTARFAGGLRDLGVEMGDRVIIYMPNMPEAVVAMLACARLGAIHSVVFGGFAPHELAVRIDDARPKVIVCASGGMEFDRIIPYKPLVDEALAKATHRPAHVVVCQRAFVKAELQPELDVDFETLLRAAPAPAVAVPATHPLYILYTSGTTGRPKGVVRDHGGHAVALRFSMEAIYDLAPGEVIFTGSDIGWAVGHSYIVYGPLLRGATTVLFEGKPVRTPDAGTFWRLVSQHRASVMFTAPTAIRAIKKEDPTGALARQYDLSSLRHLFLAGERCDPATFDWARQVLGVPVIDHWWQTESGWPMLATLAGLEGMPPPRAGSAGHPVPGYDVHILDEAGQPQPAGTTGLVAVKLPLPPGCFPTLWNDTERYLAYLEPFPGYYFSGDGGYRDTEGYTYIMGRVDDVINVAGHRLSTGEIEEILAAHPAVAECAVLGIADALKGQIPVGLVVLKDGQTIGEEALEQELVAAVRARIGAVACFRQAVAVKRLPKTRSGKILRKTLRQLADGEDFALPATIDDPLILEEIRAGLGRRSIGLAFENTATV is encoded by the coding sequence ATGAAACGAGCCTGTTCCTACGCCGCCGCCCACGCCGCTAGCCTCGCCGACCCGGCGGGTTTCTGGGCCTGCCAGGCCGCCCACCTGCACTGGCACAAAGTGCCCCGACAAGTGCTCAGCCAGGACGAAAACGGCCATTTCCGCTGGTTCGCGGATGGGGAGCTGAACACCGCTGCTCTCTGCCTTGATTACCACGTGCAGCACGGCCGCGCCGACCAGCCGGCCCTGATTTACGACTCGCCCGTAACCCACACCCTGCGCACCTACACCTACGCCGAGCTGCTGGACCTGACGGCCCGCTTCGCCGGCGGCCTGCGCGATTTGGGCGTGGAAATGGGCGACCGGGTCATCATCTACATGCCCAACATGCCCGAGGCGGTGGTGGCCATGCTCGCCTGCGCCCGCCTCGGGGCCATTCACTCGGTGGTGTTCGGCGGCTTCGCGCCGCACGAGCTGGCCGTGCGAATTGACGACGCCCGGCCCAAGGTCATTGTTTGTGCTTCGGGCGGCATGGAATTCGACCGCATCATACCCTACAAGCCGCTGGTAGACGAAGCCCTGGCCAAAGCCACGCACCGGCCCGCCCATGTGGTGGTGTGCCAACGCGCGTTTGTGAAGGCCGAGCTGCAGCCTGAATTGGATGTAGATTTTGAAACGTTGCTGCGCGCCGCGCCCGCGCCCGCGGTTGCCGTGCCCGCCACGCACCCGCTCTACATTCTGTATACCAGTGGCACCACCGGCCGGCCTAAGGGCGTGGTGCGCGACCACGGCGGCCACGCCGTGGCCCTGCGCTTCAGCATGGAAGCCATCTACGATTTGGCCCCGGGCGAAGTCATTTTCACCGGGTCCGACATCGGCTGGGCGGTGGGCCATTCCTACATCGTGTATGGGCCGCTGCTGCGAGGCGCCACCACGGTGTTGTTTGAGGGCAAGCCCGTGCGCACGCCCGATGCGGGCACGTTCTGGCGCCTCGTGAGCCAGCACCGGGCCAGCGTGATGTTCACGGCGCCCACCGCCATTCGGGCCATCAAAAAGGAAGACCCAACCGGTGCGCTGGCCCGCCAATACGACCTCAGCAGCCTGCGCCACCTCTTTCTGGCCGGCGAGCGCTGCGACCCCGCCACCTTCGACTGGGCCCGGCAGGTGCTGGGCGTGCCCGTCATCGACCACTGGTGGCAAACCGAGAGCGGCTGGCCCATGCTGGCTACCCTGGCCGGGCTGGAAGGCATGCCGCCGCCGCGCGCCGGCAGCGCCGGCCACCCCGTGCCCGGCTATGACGTCCACATCCTCGACGAGGCCGGCCAGCCCCAGCCCGCCGGCACCACCGGTCTGGTAGCCGTGAAGCTGCCGTTGCCGCCCGGCTGCTTCCCCACGCTCTGGAACGACACCGAGCGCTACCTGGCTTACCTGGAGCCTTTCCCTGGCTACTACTTCAGCGGCGACGGCGGCTACCGCGACACGGAAGGCTACACCTACATCATGGGCCGCGTCGATGACGTCATCAATGTGGCCGGGCACCGCCTGAGTACCGGTGAAATCGAGGAAATCCTAGCGGCCCATCCGGCCGTGGCCGAATGTGCCGTGCTGGGCATTGCCGATGCGCTGAAAGGCCAGATTCCCGTGGGTCTGGTGGTGCTGAAAGACGGCCAAACGATAGGAGAGGAGGCGCTGGAGCAGGAGCTGGTGGCCGCCGTGCGGGCCCGCATCGGCGCCGTGGCCTGCTTCCGGCAGGCGGTGGCCGTGAAGCGCCTGCCCAAAACCCGCTCCGGCAAAATCCTGCGCAAAACCCTGCGCCAGTTGGCCGATGGCGAGGATTTCGCCCTGCCCGCCACCATCGATGACCCGCTGATTCTGGAAGAAATTCGCGCCGGTCTGGGGCGGCGCAGCATCGGCCTGGCCTTCGAAAACACGGCTACTGTTTAG
- a CDS encoding MFS transporter → MEQGLPISLDAADAPVAHDNNSVDEKTIWKVITASSVGTVIEWYDFYIFGSLAAIIGPVLFGSKGKPEETLLGALAVFGVGFIVRPFGAVVFGRIGDMIGRKYTFLVTLLMMGGATVATGLVPSYDRIGWVAPAIVLVLRLFQGLALGGEYGGAATYVAEYAPDNRRGYFTSYIQITATAGLILSILVIVLTKKAMPDADFKTWGWRIPFLLSGVLIVASYYIRKQLHESPLFAKAKAEGKTSTSPLRDSFLNPVNRRLVLIALFGATMGQGVVFYTSQFYAYSFMQNALKLDLIDASIVLVASMVLATPLFIYFGSLSDRIGRKRIIMTGMLCAALFTVPLFYGLKAYAGPLTEVTPAAVDAAGQAVAAVQKALSPNLVMMTVLTFCLVLFVTMVYGPIAAYLVELFPTKVRYTSLSVPYHIGNGIFGGFVPLVATWIAVWAKAQPEGTFLKEHAALSGLIYPVVVAALCWGIGSALMKDSRNVRIME, encoded by the coding sequence ATGGAACAAGGTTTACCCATCTCGCTCGACGCAGCGGATGCCCCGGTAGCGCACGACAACAATAGCGTCGACGAAAAGACCATCTGGAAGGTCATCACCGCGTCGTCGGTCGGCACGGTCATCGAGTGGTACGATTTCTACATTTTTGGCTCATTGGCCGCCATTATTGGGCCGGTGCTGTTTGGCTCGAAGGGCAAACCGGAGGAAACCTTGCTGGGGGCGCTGGCGGTGTTTGGGGTGGGCTTCATTGTGCGGCCGTTCGGGGCCGTGGTGTTTGGCCGCATCGGCGACATGATAGGGCGCAAATACACCTTTCTGGTGACGCTGCTGATGATGGGCGGGGCCACCGTGGCCACCGGCCTGGTGCCCAGCTACGACCGAATCGGGTGGGTGGCGCCGGCCATCGTGTTGGTGCTGCGCCTGTTTCAGGGCCTGGCCCTGGGCGGCGAATACGGCGGCGCCGCCACCTACGTGGCCGAATACGCCCCCGACAACCGCCGCGGCTACTTCACCAGCTACATTCAGATTACGGCCACGGCCGGACTCATCCTGAGCATTCTCGTCATTGTGCTCACCAAAAAAGCCATGCCCGATGCCGACTTTAAGACCTGGGGCTGGCGCATTCCGTTCCTGCTCTCGGGCGTGCTCATTGTGGCTTCCTACTACATCCGCAAGCAGCTGCACGAGTCGCCGCTGTTTGCCAAAGCCAAGGCCGAGGGCAAAACCAGCACCAGCCCCCTGCGCGACTCCTTTCTGAACCCGGTGAACCGCCGCCTGGTGCTCATTGCGCTGTTTGGGGCCACCATGGGCCAGGGCGTGGTGTTCTACACCAGCCAGTTCTACGCCTATTCCTTTATGCAAAACGCCCTGAAACTGGACCTCATTGACGCCAGCATCGTGCTGGTGGCCAGCATGGTGTTGGCCACGCCGCTGTTCATCTACTTCGGCTCGCTTTCCGACCGCATTGGGCGCAAGCGCATCATCATGACGGGGATGCTGTGCGCCGCGCTGTTCACGGTGCCGCTTTTTTATGGCCTGAAGGCCTACGCTGGCCCCCTCACCGAAGTAACGCCCGCTGCTGTGGACGCCGCCGGCCAGGCCGTGGCCGCCGTGCAAAAAGCCCTGAGCCCCAATCTGGTGATGATGACAGTGCTCACCTTCTGCCTGGTCTTGTTCGTGACCATGGTGTACGGGCCCATTGCGGCCTACCTAGTCGAGCTGTTCCCCACCAAAGTGCGCTACACCTCGCTGTCGGTGCCCTACCACATTGGCAATGGCATCTTTGGCGGCTTCGTGCCGCTGGTGGCTACCTGGATTGCGGTGTGGGCAAAAGCCCAGCCCGAGGGCACTTTTCTTAAAGAGCACGCGGCACTGTCGGGCCTTATTTATCCGGTGGTCGTTGCAGCGCTGTGCTGGGGCATCGGTTCGGCGCTGATGAAGGATTCGCGCAACGTGCGCATCATGGAATAG
- a CDS encoding M28 family peptidase, which yields MNVFFISVLVGFWLAVFPSAARDFPLPPADTARLRQHLLMLTSTGAPRNHAHPAVLDLVAARIQHSLQASGAHSVADQPYAVQGRTYRNVLGSFGPLDGPRLIIGAHYDVCGDQPGADDNGTGVAAVLELARLLGQQPSLSYRIDLVAYTLEEPPFFRTQQMGSYVHAASLKAAGVPVRGMVALEMLGYFDDRRGSQHYPIWPLRFIYGSRGNYVTVAQKFGNGRFGRRFARHYRAAATLPVKRFKAPAWLPGIDFSDHLNYWKFDYPAVLLTDTAFYRNRSYHEASDTVARLDMRRLALAVDALFATVLANGE from the coding sequence ATGAACGTGTTTTTCATCAGCGTGCTGGTCGGGTTCTGGCTGGCGGTTTTCCCGAGCGCAGCCCGCGACTTTCCACTTCCACCAGCCGATACCGCCCGGCTGCGCCAGCACCTGCTGATGCTGACCAGCACTGGCGCTCCGCGCAACCACGCCCACCCGGCCGTGCTGGACTTGGTTGCCGCCCGCATCCAGCACTCGCTACAGGCCAGCGGCGCGCATTCCGTGGCCGACCAGCCCTACGCGGTGCAGGGCCGGACTTACCGCAACGTGCTGGGCTCGTTCGGGCCGCTCGATGGCCCTCGGCTCATCATCGGAGCGCACTACGACGTGTGCGGCGACCAGCCCGGCGCCGACGACAACGGCACCGGCGTGGCGGCCGTCTTGGAGCTGGCCCGTCTGCTGGGCCAGCAGCCAAGCTTGTCCTACCGCATCGATTTGGTGGCCTATACTTTGGAAGAGCCGCCGTTTTTTCGAACCCAACAGATGGGCAGCTACGTGCACGCAGCCTCGCTGAAAGCGGCCGGTGTGCCGGTGCGCGGCATGGTGGCCCTCGAAATGCTGGGCTATTTTGATGACCGCCGGGGCTCGCAGCACTACCCCATCTGGCCGCTGCGTTTCATCTATGGCAGCCGGGGCAATTACGTCACGGTGGCCCAGAAATTCGGCAACGGCCGCTTTGGCCGGCGCTTTGCGCGGCACTACCGGGCCGCCGCAACGCTGCCGGTGAAGCGCTTCAAAGCCCCGGCCTGGCTGCCGGGCATCGATTTTTCCGACCACCTCAACTACTGGAAATTCGATTACCCGGCGGTGCTGCTCACCGACACGGCCTTTTACCGCAACCGCAGCTACCACGAAGCCTCCGACACCGTGGCCCGGCTGGATATGCGCCGCTTGGCGCTGGCGGTGGATGCGCTTTTTGCCACCGTTCTGGCCAACGGAGAATAG